The DNA sequence GTAAGACCGGCCCGCCTTCTTGAAAGGCAATGCGAGGCCCCCGGGATCATACCCGGGGGCTTCTTTTTGTGAGGGCAGTCCATGGACGAGAGAGACTTGTCAACCTTCGGCGGCACCTGCCGGCTGAGCACGACGGAAGCGTATCACAGACAGGAGATCGACGGTCTGGGGTGGGAGCTGACCGTCTGCAATTCCCTCCATCCCGCCGGTACGCCGATGCGCCGGGTCCTCGAGAAGGATGCTTCCTACGGGCATCTGCTCTATGACCATCTCAGCTGTTTCATGCCCCTCATGGACATGACGTCCATCCTCGAGATCGGAGCCGGCTACGGCTACCTTATGAAGGATTTCCTGGAGAGGAACCCCGGATTGCGTCCCTGTCTCATGGACATCTCACCGGCGCTCCTCGGGAAACAGCGGGAGACGCTGGCCGGTCACGATGTATCCTACGTGCTGCAGGATGCCCTGGAGGCGGACGCCGCAACCCTTCAGCGCTTCGAGCTGGTGATCCTCAACGAGAACCTCGGTGACTTTCCGACGGCGGTGGACGTGGACCAACGGGTCTTCGAGGACCGGGAGGGAGCCGGTGACCTGCCCTGGAGGATATGCCGTCTCTTTGACACCTACAACCTCGAGATATCGCAGACTCCCTTCAACGTCAACCTCGGGGCTCTGGAGATGGTCGAGAAGCTCTGTTCTTCAGAGGTGCCCCGCATCTTCATAGGGGAACACAGCTGTGAAGCGGCCCTTCCTCCGGCCCTTAAGCCGTACATGCCCCTCGCGTTCGACGGCAACCCCCGGCGCATCCGCTTAAAGGGCCACGACGAATACACCATCAAGTTCTCCCACCTGCGCCGCATAGCCGAATATTACGGCTACAGGACCGTCCGCGGCCCCTTTGCCGACTACATCGTGCCCAACATCACGGAGGAGTTGAAGGCGATCCTTGCCACGAGGGGCCTCTACAGCGACTCCGAAGAGATGATCTACCACTTCATCGGCGACCTGTACGAGTATGAGTACCTGGTGATGGTGAAGGAAGAGGACGGGGGATGATAGGGGACAGGGAGGAGTTGAGGGCGAGGGGGTTATAGCAAAAAAAGAGGCATGTTGCCATGCCTCTTTTGTTTAGCGCTTTGTGAGCCTACTTTGCCTTCGGCGGCCTGAGGAGGAAGAACGCGACGAAGATGCCCACTATGCTGAGTATCAGGGTGGGCCAGAAGGCTGCCGTGTAGCTTCCGAAGGTGTCTTTCGCCATACCGGAAATGATGCCGCCGACGATGGCGCCGAGACCGTAGGCGCTGAAGACGATGCCGTATTTCTGCGCGTACCCCTCAAGACCGAAGAAGGACGCCGTGCTGGCCGGGCCGATGGCGAGCCAGCCGCCAAGGGTGAGCCAGAAACCGCAGAAGGCAACGGCGAAGATAGCCACGGAACCCTTGCCGGCGCCGAGCATCATGAGGGAGGATACGCCTATGATGACAAAGGTGACAATGGCTGCGTACCGGGGCGTGATCTTGTCCGCCAGGGAGCCGAAGATGGGTCTGCCTATACCATTGAATATGGCAAATATGGAGACAAGGAACGCCGCGGTGCCGACATCGAGGCCGATGACCTCACCACCTACCGTTGCCGAGACGCCTATTGCCATAAGACCGGCGGTCGTACCGAAGAGATAGCAGATCCAGAGGCCGTAGAAGCTCGATGTCGCCAGCATGCCGCCCGGGGTGATGGCGCTGGCGCCGCCGCCCGTGGCCTGGGGAGGGTTCCATCCTGCCGGTTTCCATCCTGCCGGCGGGAACTTCATGAACATGGACAGGATGACGGTGACAACGAGAAACCCGGCACCCATGTAAAGAAACGTGTTGAGAGGTCCCGAAGATGCGATGAGGGACTTGGCCAGCGGCGCCGTGATGAAGGCGGAGCCTCCAAAGCCGAGCAGGGCGAGACCGACGGCGAGGCCCTTTCTGTCAGGGAACCATTTCGTGCAGACAGAGACCGGCCCGCCGTACACGAGGCCAACGCCCGCGCCGCCGATGATTCCGTACGTGATCGAGACCATGGTGATGCTGCCGGAGAATTTCGCCAGCATCCATCCCAAACCGACGATGACGCCACCGACGATCATGACGATCCGGGGGCCGAGCTTATCGATGAACCGGCCTGCCAGGAACGTGAAAAGGGCAAAGATGGCTATGAAGACCATGAAAGGCATGTTGCCCTGCTTTGCTGTTGCCTGAAACAGCTTTTCCAGTGGTCCTTTGAACACACTGTATGCGTAGACAGCTCCAAGGCACAGGTTGATGATCATGCCAAGGACCACGAACACCCACCTCCCGGCGTTCGCGGACATACCAAAGACCTTCGCGTTATCCGACATATACCTACCTCCCCTGATTTGAATAAATGCGCTTATCCCCTATTTTAAACGAATATGCTGAAAACTAGTATACCGGATGAATGATGTCAAGGATTTTCTGTGCCATAGTTCACAAGGTTTACGGGCCAGTCGTCGCCTGTTCTGCCTTCCCCCGGGGCATTTCGAAAAAAATATTTCGCTTTTTTCTTCCGTTATTTCGATTAGTTACAAATTTCTGACGAAACTGATGCCTCATGTTTCCCGTTTTTTGCGATTTTTCCGATCCTCACACCCCGGCGAAGAGCGGGTCTTTTCTTGAAGGGAATCCAAAAAAGTCTTGACATTAAAAGAGGTAATCGTTTAATATAGCACTGCTTTTTACGCCAGTTATGACCTATATCCCGTCATGATGAGGGATTATTTTTTTGGAGGTATTGATGCCTACTATTAACCAATTAGTGAGGCTTGGGAGAGAAGCCGTCAAAAAGAAGAGCTCATCTCCCGCCCTGACAAACTGCCCGCAGAAAAGGGGGGTTTGCGTCAGGGTCTATACGACGACGCCGAAGAAACCGAACTCGGCATTGAGGAAGGTTGCCCGTGTGAGGCTTACGAACAGCATCGAGGTGACGACATACATCCCCGGCATCGGCCACAATCTGCAGGAGCACTCCGTTGTCCTCATAAGGGGCGGCAGGGTAAAAGACCTTCCCGGTGTCCGTTACCACATCATCAGGGGATCGCTCGATGCCAGC is a window from the Syntrophorhabdus sp. genome containing:
- a CDS encoding OFA family MFS transporter, giving the protein MSDNAKVFGMSANAGRWVFVVLGMIINLCLGAVYAYSVFKGPLEKLFQATAKQGNMPFMVFIAIFALFTFLAGRFIDKLGPRIVMIVGGVIVGLGWMLAKFSGSITMVSITYGIIGGAGVGLVYGGPVSVCTKWFPDRKGLAVGLALLGFGGSAFITAPLAKSLIASSGPLNTFLYMGAGFLVVTVILSMFMKFPPAGWKPAGWNPPQATGGGASAITPGGMLATSSFYGLWICYLFGTTAGLMAIGVSATVGGEVIGLDVGTAAFLVSIFAIFNGIGRPIFGSLADKITPRYAAIVTFVIIGVSSLMMLGAGKGSVAIFAVAFCGFWLTLGGWLAIGPASTASFFGLEGYAQKYGIVFSAYGLGAIVGGIISGMAKDTFGSYTAAFWPTLILSIVGIFVAFFLLRPPKAK
- a CDS encoding 30S ribosomal protein S12, with the protein product MPTINQLVRLGREAVKKKSSSPALTNCPQKRGVCVRVYTTTPKKPNSALRKVARVRLTNSIEVTTYIPGIGHNLQEHSVVLIRGGRVKDLPGVRYHIIRGSLDASGVANRKKSRSKYGAKKPKQ
- a CDS encoding class I SAM-dependent methyltransferase, yielding MDERDLSTFGGTCRLSTTEAYHRQEIDGLGWELTVCNSLHPAGTPMRRVLEKDASYGHLLYDHLSCFMPLMDMTSILEIGAGYGYLMKDFLERNPGLRPCLMDISPALLGKQRETLAGHDVSYVLQDALEADAATLQRFELVILNENLGDFPTAVDVDQRVFEDREGAGDLPWRICRLFDTYNLEISQTPFNVNLGALEMVEKLCSSEVPRIFIGEHSCEAALPPALKPYMPLAFDGNPRRIRLKGHDEYTIKFSHLRRIAEYYGYRTVRGPFADYIVPNITEELKAILATRGLYSDSEEMIYHFIGDLYEYEYLVMVKEEDGG